A stretch of the Sulfurimonas sp. HSL3-1 genome encodes the following:
- the rpsR gene encoding 30S ribosomal protein S18, with product MAEKRKYKKRYCKYCEAKVDFIDYKDASSLKHSLSERYKIMPRRLTGNCKRHQDMVTIAIKRARSAAIIPYTISRKEVVVNPFEIIK from the coding sequence ATGGCAGAAAAACGCAAATATAAAAAACGTTATTGCAAATACTGTGAAGCGAAAGTCGACTTCATCGACTACAAAGACGCTTCTAGCCTCAAGCACTCACTCTCTGAGCGCTACAAAATCATGCCGCGCCGCCTGACAGGTAACTGCAAGCGCCACCAGGACATGGTTACGATCGCGATCAAGCGTGCACGTTCCGCTGCGATCATCCCGTACACAATTTCCCGCAAGGAAGTTGTCGTCAACCCGTTCGAAATTATCAAGTAA